One window of the Candidatus Zixiibacteriota bacterium genome contains the following:
- a CDS encoding ABC transporter substrate-binding protein, which translates to MSKKLHLTLACGDYESIRALKEGTVKPDGIELTVLTDMTSDVRHWRMLRNREFDVAELSMSNYLIAWLRGLPFTAIPVFLHRRFRHSFVFVNTSGSVRKPADLIGRRVGLRNFSATANLWVRGILEHEYGVPHRKIEWLKQDEEEVDFTPPPDLSLRRVPPGKNVETMLLDGELDALIHPELIRPILDNDPRVGRLFPNYKELEVDYYRRTGIFPIMHTTAIKQEIVDRYPWVPINLLQAFEQSKLAAYRRLENPRIVPLAWFRHALEEQQALLGKDPWPYGLGESNRKNLETLMQYSFEQGLIDKKMELDSLFAPTDVK; encoded by the coding sequence ATGAGCAAGAAGCTGCATTTGACCCTCGCCTGCGGCGACTACGAGAGTATCCGCGCGCTCAAGGAAGGAACCGTCAAGCCGGACGGCATCGAGCTGACGGTGCTGACCGACATGACCTCCGATGTCCGCCACTGGCGGATGCTGCGTAACCGCGAGTTCGACGTCGCCGAGCTTTCGATGTCCAACTACCTGATCGCCTGGCTCCGGGGTCTCCCGTTTACGGCGATTCCCGTCTTCCTCCACCGGCGCTTCCGCCACAGCTTCGTCTTCGTCAACACCTCCGGCAGCGTCCGCAAACCGGCCGACCTGATCGGCCGCAGGGTCGGCTTGAGGAACTTCTCCGCCACGGCCAACCTCTGGGTGCGCGGCATCCTGGAGCACGAATACGGGGTTCCCCACCGCAAGATCGAGTGGCTGAAACAGGACGAGGAGGAGGTCGACTTCACTCCCCCGCCCGACCTCTCGCTGCGCAGGGTGCCGCCCGGAAAAAACGTCGAGACCATGCTGCTCGATGGGGAGCTGGACGCCCTGATCCACCCGGAGCTCATACGCCCCATCCTGGACAACGACCCGCGCGTCGGGCGCCTCTTCCCCAATTACAAAGAGCTCGAGGTCGACTATTACCGGCGGACAGGAATTTTTCCCATCATGCACACGACCGCCATCAAACAGGAGATCGTCGATCGCTACCCATGGGTCCCCATCAACCTCCTCCAGGCCTTCGAGCAGTCCAAGCTCGCTGCTTACCGCCGGCTGGAAAATCCCCGGATCGTGCCGCTCGCGTGGTTCCGCCACGCGCTCGAAGAGCAGCAGGCCCTCCTCGGCAAGGACCCCTGGCCCTACGGCCTCGGCGAAAGCAACCGGAAGAACCTGGAAACCCTCATGCAGTACTCGTTCGAGCAAGGGCTGATCGACAAAAAGATGGAGCTGGACAGCCTTTTCGCGCCGACCGATGTAAAGTAA
- a CDS encoding ABC transporter substrate-binding protein: MLNPISLSLWLAVVWLAVLPGRSAAQLKTRFNWTAVTGAQSGIFMAHQEGFFKKNGLDVELIHIPSSSRAIQTILAGEIALSFMDGNNAAQANLKGANLVLVTGATNRMVFSLMAKPEIKAVGELKGKKIGITRVGSSTHTAALFALGQGGLKPGDYQILPLVEVPNIFTALSAGQIDAGVVSPPTNSRARKAGFRELVNLAKEGPEYVSVAIGTSRSYLKNNEEVVRRLIRAYGEGLYAFKTNKAAAMRMIQKYLKVSDAEIQEDTYSQFREYLQYPPYVSRKGMEAVLADVAEKEPAARSAKADDFLDMRLVAELEKAGVFRKVAAR, encoded by the coding sequence ATGCTCAATCCTATTTCGCTTTCGCTCTGGCTCGCCGTCGTCTGGCTCGCGGTTCTTCCCGGCCGATCCGCGGCCCAGCTGAAGACGCGCTTCAACTGGACGGCGGTCACCGGCGCCCAGAGCGGGATCTTCATGGCGCACCAGGAGGGGTTTTTCAAGAAGAACGGTCTCGACGTCGAGCTGATCCACATCCCGTCGAGCTCGCGTGCGATTCAGACGATTCTCGCTGGCGAGATCGCCCTTTCGTTCATGGACGGGAACAATGCGGCGCAGGCGAATCTGAAAGGTGCCAATCTCGTGCTGGTCACCGGCGCGACCAACCGCATGGTCTTTTCATTGATGGCGAAGCCCGAGATCAAGGCCGTGGGCGAGCTCAAGGGAAAGAAGATCGGCATCACGCGCGTGGGCTCCTCCACGCACACCGCCGCGCTGTTCGCGCTGGGTCAGGGAGGGCTCAAGCCGGGGGATTACCAGATCCTCCCCCTGGTCGAGGTGCCCAACATCTTCACCGCGCTTTCGGCGGGCCAGATCGACGCCGGCGTGGTTTCGCCGCCCACCAACAGCCGTGCGCGGAAAGCGGGATTTCGGGAGCTGGTCAACCTCGCGAAGGAAGGGCCCGAGTACGTCTCGGTCGCGATCGGCACGAGCCGCTCCTATCTCAAGAACAACGAGGAGGTCGTCCGCCGGCTGATCCGGGCCTACGGCGAGGGGCTCTATGCCTTCAAGACCAACAAGGCGGCGGCGATGCGAATGATTCAGAAATACCTCAAGGTGAGCGACGCGGAGATTCAGGAGGACACCTACAGCCAGTTCCGCGAGTATCTCCAGTATCCGCCTTACGTGAGCCGCAAGGGGATGGAGGCGGTGCTGGCGGACGTGGCGGAGAAGGAGCCGGCCGCGCGCAGCGCAAAAGCCGACGATTTCCTCGACATGCGTCTGGTCGCCGAGCTGGAGAAAGCCGGGGTTTTCAGGAAGGTCGCCGCGCGCTAG